The proteins below are encoded in one region of Apteryx mantelli isolate bAptMan1 chromosome 25, bAptMan1.hap1, whole genome shotgun sequence:
- the LHFPL5 gene encoding LHFPL tetraspan subfamily member 5 protein, whose product MPKLLPAQEAARIYHTNYVRNARAMGVLWALFTLCFSILMVVTFIQPYWIGDSIDTPQAGYFGLFSYCIGNALTGELICKGSPLDFGTIPSSAFKTAMFFVGISTFLIVGSILCFSLFFFCNAATVYKVCAWMQLAAATGLMIGCLIYPDGWDSAEVKRMCGDKTDKYTLGACTVRWAYILCIIGILDALILSFLAFVLGNRQDNLLPSDFKVENKEEGDE is encoded by the exons ATGCCCAAGCTGCTGCCGGCGCAGGAGGCCGCGCGGATTTATCACACCAACTACGTGAGGAACGCGCGGGCCATGGGGGTGCTCTGGGCCCTCTTCACCCTCTGCTTCTCCATCCTCATGGTGGTGACCTTCATCCAGCCCTACTGGATCGGCGACAGCATCGACACGCCGCAGGCCGGCTACTTCGGCCTCTTCTCCTACTGCATCGGCAACGCGCTCACCGGCGAGCTCATCTGCAAGGGCAGCCCGCTCGACTTCGGCACCATCCCCTCCAGTGCCTTCAAAACCGCCATGTTCTTCGTGGGCATCTCCACCTTCCTCATCGTCGGCTCCATCctctgcttcagcctcttcttctTCTGCAACGCTGCCACCGTCTACAAAGTCTGCGCCTGGATGCAGCTGGCGGCAG CCACCGGCCTCATGATCGGCTGCCTCATCTACCCCGACGGCTGGGACTCGGCCGAGGTGAAGCGCATGTGCGGGGACAAGACGGACAAGTACACGCTGGGCGCCTGCACCGTGCGCTGGGCCTACATCCTCTGCATCATCGGCATCCTCGACGCCCTCATCCTCTCCTTCCTGGCGTTCGTGCTGGGCAACCGGCAGGACAACCTCCTCCCGTCCGATTTTAAAGTGGAAAATAAAG AAGAAGGCGACGAATGA
- the CLPS gene encoding colipase: MARALLLSLLLVAWAVASPHQRGLIFNLDTGELCLQSAQCKSGCCHRSGGLSLARCMPKAAEAQECSPKTIYGVYYKCPCESGLTCEVDKTLVGTITNTNFGLCKDARDPEQRR, encoded by the exons ATGGCGAGAGcgctgctcctctccctgctgctcgTGGCCTGGGCCGTGGCCTCGCCGCACCAGCGAGGCCTCATCTTCAACCTG GACACGGGGGAGCTCTGCCTGCAGAGCGCCCAGTGCAAGagcggctgctgccaccgcagcggCGGCCTGAGCCTGGCCCGCTGCATGCCCAAGGCGGCCGAGGCGCAGGAGTGCTCCCCCAAG ACCATCTACGGCGTTTACTACAAGTGCCCCTGCGAGAGCGGCCTCACCTGCGAAGTCGACAAGACCCTCGTGGGCACCATCACCAACACCAACTTCGGCCTCTGCAAGGACGCCCGGGACCCGGAGCAGCgacgctga
- the ARMC12 gene encoding armadillo repeat-containing protein 12 codes for MAACWQRWTGRYVLSVATGAGAVYLLYKTIRAGLDSPPGGAEPLSIARLAVEHQGSAGGESRELRKLLAALGQRQDDYCKSLVLNSITRCVYLLETEAAACTYEDIRLVASCLDEKDQEVKLQALNALKAFSGIRKFRIKIQEYIPKVLELVTSTWDSETHAAGLRLLNGLPLPDHLHPLLRRAVPALLDFLQTDGTLAQVQVLKLLVKMAQKEDLLYDILNCQVQPDFLSLLQPSQPGELLREMLLLVEALNAGCRSAAYRAARRQHGERSLHAALFGDGSRLADRLLAAFAHPEEEVQLRACKVILGLRLRKEDADADADATADAGDTALSSHSFDTTFGASFESPFFSGGEDVC; via the exons atgGCGGCCTGCTGGCAGAGGTGGACGGGCCGCTACGTGCTGAGCGTGGCCACGGGGGCCGGCGCCGTCTACCTGCTCTACAAGACCATCCGAGCGGGGCTCGACAgcccgcccggcggcgccgaGCCCCTCAGCATCGCCC GGCTCGCCGTGGAGCACCAGGGCTCGGCCGGCGGGGAGTCGCGGGAGCTGCGGAAGCTGCTGGCGGCGCTGGGCCAGCGGCAGGACGACTACTGCAAGAGCCTGGTGCTCAACAGCATCACCCGCTGCGTCTACCTGCTGGAGACGGAG gcagctgcctgcaccTACGAGGACATCCGCCTGGTGGCCTCCTGCCTGGACGAGAAGGACCAGGAGGTCAAGCTGCAGGCGCTCAACGCCCTCAAGGCTTTCTCCGGCATCCGCAAGTTCAGGATTAAAATCCAG GAGTACATCCCCAAGGTCCTGGAGCTGGTCACCTCTACGTGGGACTCGGAGACGcacgcggcggggctgcggctgctcaacgggctgcccctgcccgacCACCTGCACCCGCTGCTGCGCCGCGCCGTCCCGGCCCTCCTCGACTTCCTGCAGACCGACGGCACCTTGGCCCAG GTGCAGGTGCTCAAGCTGCTGGTGAAGATGGCCCAGAAGGAAGATCTCCTCTACGACATCCTCAACTGCCAG gtgCAGCCCGACTTCCTGAGCCTGCTGCAGCCCTCGCAGCCCGGCGAGCTGCTCCGCGAGATGCTGCTCTTGGTGGAGGCGCTCAACGCGGGCTGCCGGAGCGCCGCGtaccgcgccgcccgccgccagcaCGGCGAGCGCTCGCTGCACGCCGCCCTCTTCGGCGACGGCTCCCGCCTGGCCGACCGCCTCCTCGCCGCCTTCGCGCACCCCGAGGAGGAGGTGCAGCTGCGGGCTTGCAAGGTCATCCTGGGCCTGCGGCTGCGCAAGGAGGACGCCGACGCCGACGCCGACGCCACCGCCGACGCCGGTGACACCGCCCTGAGCAGCCACAGCTTCGACACCACCTTCGGCGCCTCCTTCGAGAGCCCCTTCTTCAGCGGCGGCGAGGACGTTTGCTag